In the Melanotaenia boesemani isolate fMelBoe1 chromosome 14, fMelBoe1.pri, whole genome shotgun sequence genome, GTAAATGTGAACTTTGTAATCAAGGGTCAACAATAGAACATGTGATGGTTAAGTATCAGAAATATGAGACATAAAGGATAAAGGTGTTTAAAAGACTGTGGGGAATAAAAGGtcacaaaatgtaacaaaattcAATCTTGTTGTCTGGCAGCATCTGGTCTAATTAAAGGATTATAGTGATAAAGATATGTCTGTCTTTCTTGTTGTTTGCCATTTTTATCCACACTCTACCGGTTGGTGGAGGTCGCCAACCGCTAATATacaccagaagaagaagaacgtCGTACGTCATTATACTTCCGTGTTTACGTTGAGCTTCAGTAAATGGCGGGTAAATTGTTAGGTTAGGTTCGAGCCTGCTTTGTCTCATAACAGGAAAGTGAAActgattttttcccccttttttttttaaaaaaaaaaaaagctccaccAAAGACCCGATCGCTATGGCGTGTAAAAGAGGCGCTCTTATTGTGTTGGAGGGGGTGGACAGGGCAGGAAAAACGACACAGTGCAAGAAACTGGTTCAAGCTCTGCAAGAAAGCGGTCGGCCGGCGGAGATGATGAGATTTCCCGGTGAGGTGAACTGTTGTTTGGAGTGTGTTTAACGTAAACCTACGGGCGTGGGAACCCccaattttattatatttatgcaGTGTAGTAGGACTTGTTTTAACATAAGGTGTCGTTGTGTTCGCAGACAGGACGACAAGGATCGGACAGCTAATCAGCGCATACCTGGAGAAGAAGAGTGATTTGGAGGACCACACAGTGCATCTGCTGTTCTCTGCCAATCGCTGGGAACTTGTGTAAGACTTTGCCTTTTAATTAGTGTGGAAACATAAAGATACAGTTAAGGCTTAAGTCACTATGGCAACTGTACCATGTTTATATCTATTCATTATCttgctggagcctatcccagcatttaacaggtgagaggcaggtacaccctgggcaggtcaccagtccatcgcagggccaacaccgtttatatttattatttaatattatttatgtgtgaaatatatttatatttagtgcGTTTTAGTGGAGTTAAGAGTGTCGTGCGAGTGTCGTGCGCGTGCGAGAACAAGTAAAACTGGCCAGAAACCAGGCCAGGTGCTCGCCGCGGCTGACGTATAGTTTTAGTGATACGTAAGCTACAGAGAAAGGCGAAGCGAGTCTGTTATCCGAGGTTTCATAAATGCATCATAATCTCGACTAGATCAGGTCTATACAAGTCGGTCCCATGAGGGCCGCAGCCCTGCGGTTTTCAGTGTGTCCCTGCTCctacacacctgactcaaattaatgagtcattgtgcagaacttcatgtTGGATCCgtttagtcaggtgtgttggggcagggacacaatgaaaacctgcaggactgcaggtgagtagccctgatctagagCAACTTCAGACTGGAACTACTTTGTGCTGAAGAAGTAGTTCTTAGTTGATGAGTAAAGGCTGGTTTGTCATCTGTGACACCCTCAGACAATTCCTCAAGTTTTTGGACAACATAGTTGTCAAATGtgtataaaattattaaaactgtCAGATAGCCAACAGAGAACAATTATCAGCATATTACACTTTTTGTTTGGTAAAAAGTGGCAGGTATTTATTGTGCAGCCTCTCTGGTATGAAAATGTGATACCTTCCTGTGTCAAACATTATTttggacaaaaacattaaagatgttgcACAAACCAGTGGGGACTTTACAGTtcctatttcttgaatttttttCATTCCGGATAGATCAACAGTCACAACAATTAATCATAAAATTAACCTCGTTTGTTAGGGTCATGAGCATGTTCAGAAGCTAAAAAGTGTGTAAAAAGGAATCAAGTTTTGTTAAAAGAACCCATATTATGGCTGTGTATCTTTTAAAGTTTCTTCATCTAATATTTATATTCCCAAATTGTAATTTTTAAGATGTTgcataataatatataattaaaatccTCAGTAGGGAGTACAGACCTGTCACATTAACTACAACTGAAATTTATATCTTGCACCGGTAGTGATTTTTCGTCATCAGTTGTTTGGTGTTGCTGATATACAGTAATGGTGTATTTGTGTATAACCTGTTGAAGAGAAATGTAGTTTAAGttagtttaaataatttttggaTAATGGGTACTATATAAAAGTAGAAACACtcaatgaattaaataaaatagctgTCGTCTAATTTACTATTTAATGTGAAGCTTCCTGTTTACAATACATGTGAACATAACCCATCATGGTGAGAAGATCATGTAAGAAGCAGATAACAAAACCATTGTATGTCAGACCACTTTGGAGCATGATGTAATGAGGCACCATTATCTAAAATCATGAGTCATGCTCTTGCAGTGAGTGGCACCGTCAGTGAACGGCATCAGTTTCTAAACACTTTAAACACATGAGAAGCAGTTGTGTATTGATGAATCATGTATTCCTGTCCAAAGTTTACAATTAAGGAAATAATTTAGCTTATTTGAAAAACATGCTAGCTACACGTTTCTCCGTGCAGACAGGCCTGTACTTTGCACCGACAGCCAAACATGGGCTGAGAACAGAGGAGGGTGTTCGGGATGAGCTTAATGTGACGCTGAGTTTTTATTATAGACTATTAGAGCCTACAGTAAAATCCTccattcttcctcctctttagtTTACATTAAAACTTAGATGCACAGATTTAGTGATGTTGGAAGGTTTCCTCTTTAATGTTTCTATAATGGCTATAGTTATAACATTTATACCAACCTACAGGCCTttgatgaagaagaagctggagcAGGGGATCACTCTGGTTGTGGATCGGTATGCCTTCTCTGGAGTTGCTTTCACCAGCGCTAAACCTGTGAGTGTTTTTGAGtctttatgttgtttgtttgttttttttttgtcagtcttTACATCTATCAGTTTGTGTTTGAAGGGTATGTGTTTTCCTATTTCTAGGGTTTTTCTCTGGACTGGTGCAGGCAACCGGATGTGGGACTGCCAAAGCCCGACCTGGTGATGTTTCTGCAGCTGAGCCCAGCTGAGGCTGCTCTGAGAGGTCAGTTTGGAAACGAGAGATATGAGACGAGTGTTTTCCAAAACGTCGTCCAGCAGAAGTTTAAGCAGCTGATGGAGGATCCTTCGGTCAACTGGCAGGTACGTGGATTCTTTGGGTTGCAGAGTTGCAGGTTTTAATGTCAATTAAGGCACTATTTAAAGTCCAAATCAAATTCCCCTGTTAGGTAATTGATGCTTCACAGACTGTTGAAGGAGTTCACAACAACATCAAAGCCCACAGCTATAATGCCATCAACTCTGCTGAGAACACAACACTTGGAGAGCTGTGGAAGTGAGTCTACAGCACAAACTTTACTTACCTTAGATTTTTGTATAACATGTAatataacagttattttaaaactaaagaaTATGCAGCTGTCAAATATCagattctgtctttattttagttCTTATTCCTTTTACATGTCTATTCGGTCACTCACCTACATgtcttgattaaataaataattttcaaaCAGACTAGTATGTATGCATTTAGACTTGGCAAAGATACTTCACATCAGCAACTATTAGAACTTTTCTTCATGTTCAAGTGAATTTGGTTTCATTACAGGCTGTTAAAGACTCAAGTTATTAGTGACAAACTGTGTAAGCCGTAGGCATCATGAATCATTTGAAGTTCTACATAACATAAAACCGTTATGGCAATTTTACTTATGGAGTCAGGGAAAGGCACCATATCACCTCAGAATAAACATTGAAAGTGTTAAGACTCGAATGGAAACGTGTATGTGAAGATGTGCATACAGAATTTATCCTGAGCTCCTGCTACAGCTTCCACCAGGCAGTCTTGATGTTGGACACAAAGAGCTGCTGAGAAGAGCGGCGTGTTAATGCGTGCCGACcacactgctgcagctggaCTGACTCAAGAGGTCTCCAATAAATGTTCGTCCCCCTCAGGCTTCCCTTCTGATACAGAGATAAGACAGAGAATCTTCTGCCTACTGCTGAGAACAGTAAATCATTGTTCATCGTGTTCCTCACAGGGACAAGATCTCAAACTCCTCGTCTTCTGAATCGAAGAACCGCTCCAACCGGTCCGAGTCAGAGAAATCTacgaagaaataaaaaacattaaaaagattttCATCAGCACAGATTTTAGAATAAGTTAAATGTGCAGTTCTTTTACCAGGGGTGAGGTTAAGGGCATCCACGCTGACCATGTGGGCGGGCTGACTGTCCACTAATTCAAACATGGGGAGGCCCCCTCTCTTGCAGGACAGCtagaagagaataaaaaaatatataattctgCTAATTACATTAACCTAAACAGGGATGTCACAATCAATCACAGTATTAAACGCCACAATTAATCAATTGTAAACAATCCTCAATATCGCTTCCCATAAAGGATTATGTCAGAATCGCACACGGAGCGGAAACATACGTGTGTAactgcttgtgttgctttgtttttattccatgtCCCAGTGGGACAGTACAGAAGAAACAAAACGAACAGATTAAGTCACCAGTATTTTTTTCGGTTACACTGACCACTGTGTGTGTAGTAGGGTTTCCATGAAAAACTTTTGATGTGGTTGACcttccaatcagaataaaacgGCATCATGTAAACGTCTCAGCTTATCCAACAGACCTGGATCAGAAGGAATGTTCAATCCAGTTAAGAGGCGtggttttgacattttcatgatGAGATGAGCAGGGAAAAATAACCACGTCTTCAGTCAttctgatggtttctgtggtggatgTTTCTGTGCACGCCTGAACCACGTTGGGGTTTGGTGGCAtaatgagtttcagggaagacttggAAAAATGGCGGCAGCAACACAGAACAAGGCTGTGGCAGacatgtttttgttagaaactgaaagagttaaggATTACTGAGCATCTTATCAGTCAAAAAGctcatgaaaaaatattttccttccTCTGAATTTTTCCACATGACACATGTCAATCTTTATATCAtaaacacacagctgatcagACCACTTATTCTCGCGTCCATGGAAACTTGTTAGCTGAAATATGATCAGACTGATCTGAATCAGATAGATgacatatttgtccatgtaatcATGGCTACTGTGGAGGATGGTTAGCCAGCCTGTAAAtaatggcattaaaagctgcagtgaaaggaggaaatatgttaataatgcttCATCTccgccctgcgatggactggtaaCTTCTCACccagtagctgctgggataggctccagccccctccTGAGTATAGAAAATGCATGGATCTTTCATCACCTGCAGGATGACCACCAGCTTTGTATGATGACGTAAAGATAAATGCAGAGTTTGGTTAAATGATGTTAGTTTTTACCTAATGTAACTTATTATGGTGTCTTCAGTAATTATGCATGACTGGCTGGGTTTATGGTGCAATGTGACAAGCAAAATTTACCATGCTTGTCATGTTAAATAAAGACTTCATGAGACTGATGTCACCTCtcttttttattggttttattgtcTATGTAGAAGAAACTAAATCGTTCTtgtttatttccactgttccagtaTTACTTGTgtgacaaacagcagctgttctgataaaggacagctggaagtcaaagctagctcaATGTTTTCCTGAAGCCTTCTAGTCCAGTTAGAGGTCCTGTGGCCTTTTCCATCCGttttctgagagaaatccagaggtaatatgtaggatttatttattcttgacACAGCAGAGGAGATTTAGTTGGAATGAGAGTTGATAATTACTTagtttctatattattttgttatgttgccattaaaagatagaaataaaacttGAAGACCTTTAAGAagtgtttgtgtgatttttcaTCTTTATGGTGTTGGGAAATGAAATGACGCATAATAATCGTGACAGTTGTAAAATCCTGACAATCGTGACATCCTTAAACCCAAAGTGACCTTTTATTCTAGTAAAAGACAGGGAAGAATGGTGGACATACCCTCCTTATGCGCATACACCAGTCATCAAACTCGTCCTCCGTTCTGCAGAAGAAACCCTGTCAAACACCAGAAACAATCACTTACAGAACATGAAGCTTCTCACTCTCGTATTTAACAACTCACTCCAGTTGGAGGAACAAAAACCCCTCACGGATGTCCTACCGCTGCGATGGATGGGTCCAGCTCACAGATGTGCATGCGGCAGGGTGGGTGCTGACAATGGTACGTCTCATCGGGGACCTGGCCATCTTCACACGGCTCCACTGCAggctgtgtggtgtgtgggtCTAAATAGATGAGCTCTTCTCCTggagacaaagacaaacacacttcaaaaaagaggaaaaaaaggagggaACATGAGCTGTTGGCAAAACACAGCTTCATAAACAGAAGACAAGACATACCGATATAACCAATGAAGTAATGGGCACTGTTGGGTTTCCCCCCGATGACACCCAGGGACTGAGGCAGCATGAAGCATTGCTGTGAAGAGACAAACCGGTTTATCTAATTTTGTTTGGAGGTAGtaacacttcttcttccatgCTTCCTCCTTAAAGCTGGCAGCATGTGATCAGATCGATACCAGATCAAATGAAATCAAGCTTGAATTGATTTCATTCAGGGAAAGTTGCTCTAAGGCTGCCTGAGTTTAAAACTTCATACGTAAGGTTCTGATCTTCTGTTGGTGATCAGCAGGGCTGGTAACCACCAATAACTTCCTAAATCCATTTTATTCAGCCTGATTCGATTCAgttaaatcagatttgattCAATATCGATTCATTTATAGATATTTATGCAACAATTTATCTTGAATATTACAGACATTCTCGGAAAacaatttttataaaacatgaacaaaatcagatatctgggagtaatcagattactgcaTAAATCTGATTTGATGCATCTACATGGACTTCTGAGGGTAGGATATTTGAACATTTACCAGTTCACTATTATTGGATTTATTTCGGAGTACGTATGTGCATGgcgacatcacttcctgttagtCGAACTTGGCCGAGCCTAGGGTCTTATATGAGAAGTAACAAGCTGGTAAATAGTTTACCGGTGAATTTAATCCAATGGTGAATCTTAATTTGGCCTTATCTCaacgagagaagctgattttgggcatatcGGTTGCTTTATCACAGctgtgaacagaatccaccaaaaaccatttatctttgtgacatttgaagcgttgtctgtggtaatatagactagtttctttccacccagGTCCCActgttgtttgtctcagaccagcagctatgttctacCCAAAGTGAGCTGGAAAAagtgagtctggagacatttagTTCTCACACTGAAATCCGCGTCATAcggtgcggcttgaccacaggtccgtagcggtggcgaaacattggactgtagccacgtccttcacacaCCCTCACACTCCTCATACAGAGCAGGGAGAGAAGCTCCACTAAAATGGTgacgagatggcagtgataccgtttgtccaaagtgttgatgagctTCTTAAATCCCAGGTTGTTCACTGTATTAGTTGAGCACTGGTGTTTGGTGAGAAAAaagctgtttgtttataacgtttgttatctctctgtgtctctgggagctggtggattatttagtcgcgactcacaaatatgaaacatttttctattttcttgtgtcactatgtgaacgagcgcaacatttcacatgcacaaatgtcgcctgttgcttggctggaggagggcagcaatcTGCCTCACTGCGCAAGTtccacagaaaatgaatggagaaggcgcgacgtcgcctcccgtgtgtccagcccataacttGAAAGGTGAgttgaataaaagcaaagcggctggagctgtgggaggagtctgcagcagagcacgACAAGTGgtgctcgatttgcaactgaaaacagcacaagagcaAACAGAAGGAGCAAATAAACGAACAtctcatttttatgattgttgaaaCCCAGAttgtaattgagattaaaattcgCCCTATGATTCAACATCTTCCGTggctgctatgggaaattcttgttggttAGGTAGACTGTCCCATTTCAAGAACGTTAAGTGGACTCAGGAGTGTGCAGACTACATAGGAAACTCCGTAGCCTACATAGTCTGCACACTCCGAAGTGTGCCGACCCTGAATTGAGATGCAACTATAGACTTTTTGGCATTATTCCAAATTTTCCACTCAGACAAGCCACATTAACCAGACAAATGCATATTTAATCTAAATGCAACACTGATGGACATTAGAAAACTTCTTACCTTGAGCGTTTCAATATAGGCCTCATTGATATCGCTCAGGCCCAGCCTGAGGGGGATGAGCAGAACCAGAGGTTTCCAAAGAGCCGAGTCCTCTTCAGCCAGAGCGCATGCTCCCTCCAGGCAGCCGTTGAGCTCCCCAACTCCCTCTGGGTCTCCACAAGCTCCTTCAATGTCCAACCAGGGCATACAAAGACGTTCTGCAGAAAACATCACCACATCAGcaaagagaaagggacagataTGCGTTAAAATCTAAGAGAGGTTTTCCCTCACAAACTTTTATCTCTGAATAGTGGCATGCTGAGTTTGACCAGAATAAAGTATTTAGACTAACTTGATTTTTTACCTTTAAACTGGCCTTGGACATAAATAGCTTATCATTACTAGGGCACTGCTCTAGCAGTGACATTTAGTCCAAATATGACTTGTGTAAACAATCCAAGCAAACAATGAAAAGAGCAGTTAAAGTACAGGAGGGATCTTTACTGGGGTTATGCTAATAAATCAAAACTGGATAAGACTGAAACAGATGATTACAACACTGCTGCACTCACTGATCTCTTCGATGATCACAGTGTTGTCCATCGCCACGTGTACAACTAATCTGCTCCACGTATCAAACACTGCCAGCTTCCTGTAAGTGAGACAGCAAagcacatttaaacattttactttcaGCTGATTAATTaatgtttcagctgtttttgaCACAGATATCAATGCGTACCGCGATGAAAAGCAAGTTGATAAATGAAATCAAAGTATTCTCTGTAGCTCTGCACaatcatagttttttttttagattcaaataaacttttctGTGAATAAAAAGTAGACGAATTTCCTGTAACAACAGCAGTAGCAACATGTGTGAGAACAATGAGATAAAGCCAATAAAGTCTATGAAGCATACACTCACCGACCACTTTATtaactaatcagccaatcacatggcagcaacattTAGTCAcatagacatggtgaagacttgctgaagttcaaactgagcatcagaatgaggaagaaaggagatttaagtgactttaaatgtggcatggttgttggtctgagtatttactgggattttcacacacaaccatctccagggtttacagagaatggtctgaagaagagaaaatatccagtgagcagcagttgtctggaccagaacgtcttgttggtgtcagaggtcagaggagaatggacagactggttggagatgatagaaagacaacaggaagtccagtaagtactggttcctaccaaggtctgcataacagcatctctgaacacacaacacgtccaaccttgaagcagatgggctacagcagcagaagacacaccgggtgcctcctgccagctaagaacagga is a window encoding:
- the atg4b gene encoding cysteine protease ATG4B isoform X3 gives rise to the protein MDAATLTYDTLRFGEIEDFPETSDPVWILGKEYSALTEKEDILSDVTSRLWFTYRKNFPPIGGTGPTSDTGWGCMLRCGQMILGEALVCRHLGRDWRWAKGQKQREEYISILNAFIDKKDSYYSIHQIAQMGVGEGKPIGQWYGPNTVAQVLKKLAVFDTWSRLVVHVAMDNTVIIEEIKRLCMPWLDIEGACGDPEGVGELNGCLEGACALAEEDSALWKPLVLLIPLRLGLSDINEAYIETLKQCFMLPQSLGVIGGKPNSAHYFIGYIGEELIYLDPHTTQPAVEPCEDGQVPDETYHCQHPPCRMHICELDPSIAAGFFCRTEDEFDDWCMRIRRKTDGKGHRTSNWTRRLQENIELALTSSCPLSEQLLFVTQVILEQWK
- the atg4b gene encoding cysteine protease ATG4B isoform X4, whose translation is MLRCGQMILGEALVCRHLGRDWRWAKGQKQREEYISILNAFIDKKDSYYSIHQIAQMGVGEGKPIGQWYGPNTVAQVLKKLAVFDTWSRLVVHVAMDNTVIIEEIKRLCMPWLDIEGACGDPEGVGELNGCLEGACALAEEDSALWKPLVLLIPLRLGLSDINEAYIETLKQCFMLPQSLGVIGGKPNSAHYFIGYIGEELIYLDPHTTQPAVEPCEDGQVPDETYHCQHPPCRMHICELDPSIAAGFFCRTEDEFDDWCMRIRRLSCKRGGLPMFELVDSQPAHMVSVDALNLTPDFSDSDRLERFFDSEDEEFEILSL
- the atg4b gene encoding cysteine protease ATG4B isoform X2; this translates as MDAATLTYDTLRFGEIEDFPETSDPVWILGKEYSALTEKEDILSDVTSRLWFTYRKNFPPIGGTGPTSDTGWGCMLRCGQMILGEALVCRHLGRDWRWAKGQKQREEYISILNAFIDKKDSYYSIHQIAQMGVGEGKPIGQWYGPNTVAQVLKKLAVFDTWSRLVVHVAMDNTVIIEEIKRLCMPWLDIEGACGDPEGVGELNGCLEGACALAEEDSALWKPLVLLIPLRLGLSDINEAYIETLKQCFMLPQSLGVIGGKPNSAHYFIGYIGEELIYLDPHTTQPAVEPCEDGQVPDETYHCQHPPCRMHICELDPSIAAGFFCRTEDEFDDWCMRIRRLSCKRGGLPMFELVDSQPAHMVSVDALNLTPDFSDSDRLERFFDSEDEEFEILSL
- the atg4b gene encoding cysteine protease ATG4B isoform X1 gives rise to the protein MDAATLTYDTLRFGEIEDFPETSDPVWILGKEYSALTEKEDILSDVTSRLWFTYRKNFPPIGGTGPTSDTGWGCMLRCGQMILGEALVCRHLGRDWRWAKGQKQREEYISILNAFIDKKDSYYSIHQIAQMGVGEGKPIGQWYGPNTVAQVLKKLAVFDTWSRLVVHVAMDNTVIIEEIKRLCMPWLDIEGACGDPEGVGELNGCLEGACALAEEDSALWKPLVLLIPLRLGLSDINEAYIETLKQCFMLPQSLGVIGGKPNSAHYFIGYIGEELIYLDPHTTQPAVEPCEDGQVPDETYHCQHPPCRMHICELDPSIAAGFFCRTEDEFDDWCMRIRRLSCKRGGLPMFELVDSQPAHMVSVDALNLTPGKRTAHLTYSKICADENLFNVFYFFVDFSDSDRLERFFDSEDEEFEILSL
- the dtymk gene encoding thymidylate kinase; the protein is MACKRGALIVLEGVDRAGKTTQCKKLVQALQESGRPAEMMRFPDRTTRIGQLISAYLEKKSDLEDHTVHLLFSANRWELVPLMKKKLEQGITLVVDRYAFSGVAFTSAKPGFSLDWCRQPDVGLPKPDLVMFLQLSPAEAALRGQFGNERYETSVFQNVVQQKFKQLMEDPSVNWQVIDASQTVEGVHNNIKAHSYNAINSAENTTLGELWK